ACAAAATGTTAATGCTTTTGgcctttttgtttaaaaaaaagaggaacaggtgtATGCGGCTCTTGCGCCCAAACCgttaattctgttttattagCTTCATAAAGCTGTAATTACTACGCGCCTCCAAGCCTTTCcaactggcagagagagaggaattctcAGTAAGGGAATTTCCACCCTGTTATGGTCTCACAGGTTGGTGAGAAGCACATCTGGACATGGGGGGCGTTTATCTCAACAGCTGTCTGCTCCCGCCATAGATATGCCCTGGTTATACAAATTAATTGGACGAACACAAGTGTGTGCATAGTCATTCCACAACTGTTTGGATAATGCATAAATTTTACAAAGACAAGTAGTCACGCTAACAGCtaacagacaaagagactgtTATGATCCAGGCAAACACACGTTCAGACAGACACCCAAAGCTTGCTGAAATTCATAACAGTATGCATTGAAATTCAATGCGCAAACATACTTTACGCTCAGAAATGCACTAAGCTTAGTATGAGCACAGGGTCTAATAAATGACAATCTTTTCTGCTACAGCTCATGAAGAGAAAACCTGGCCGCTCTCTAGGACCTGGAAGAGGTTTTGTGTAACCAGGGAGGTTTATAATTATACGCcacttaaaaaagaaacagtctgCAGAGACGTGTCTGTGAACATCGACAAAGCCCCTGActgaggagagaagagcagacagtctgagaggagggagagagaagagacagagactgttAATGTAAGTTCTCTGTGGGAAGAGccttttcggggggggggggggggggggggggctgacctGTGTGGATTGCTCTTAATTCTGACATTATACTCGACGTTCTCCTCTCCTCGGCTCTCGGCGCGGTAAACACATTCCGCGACGATCGTTTGCCGTAACAGCCAATGAATCCCAAGTGGAGGGAGCTTCCATAAAAAGCTCTCTATTCACTCTGATGTATGTCGAGAGCTGCACCAAGTCGAGTGTCGGTGTTCTCTCAGGCTCTTAGCAACAGACAGATTTTACGAGCCGGAGCCTCAGGTGGGCCTAATTGGTTTGATGGCTGCTTTGAAatgaagagggagggagaatgtgtctctgtggcaTAACGGGCATGTTGATATGATAACACACAGCAAATGGGCCCTTATGaaaacactgtcttttttgGCAAGAAGATGTTATTAGACTGACGCTTCAAAAATTAACACATCCCTTTCACCCTCCCTCTGTCCCGTTTAAAAGCCttatatgattttaaaaaaatgaaaggaaaacattCCTGTGGGAAACGTGTAACGGTTGTACAGTTAAGCGTTTCGTTATCTTTCCTCCATTAAGGATGGCGCTCCAGGAGAAGTCTGCATATGAAACACCATCTGTGGGGGAGCTGCAGGACTTCCTGCTGGCGGACAGACGCCCCACCGGACACATCAACCAAGTGTGGCCCAGTGTTTACATTGGAAACGAGTAGGTACTAGGCCGCATTGGCTGAATACACAGCTACACAGGTCCAGTGTGCGGATCAGTATACCAGTATCATACGGAGGCATTAGGCAGCAGGATTCTCCAGCAGACAGCGGAGAGACACAGCCAAATCTCTATAGAGATCTATTCTCACGTCAGCTCTGTGGTGCTGATGACAGTGAGAGGCAGATCTCAGCTGGCATGTTGACAGGAACGTTCATGATTATCATCCCTCTTGACCTTCATCTGACTGTAATGTTTGTCATCCAGGGCTGCTAACCAGTCAATTAATTAGTTAATGTTTTGCCACTTCAAATAATCTGTTCTCCCATTAGACCAAATCAATCGTCCAGCACCACACGCAACACGTTTGTGGTCGTGGTGGCAGGCTAATTAAATGAGgacattttgttgtgttttgatcaTTCTATTATAGAATCCAGCCAGAGGACTAACGCTTGACTGTCTGTTTACAGGGTAGCGGCGCGTGACAAACCAATGCTCTTCCATATGGGGATTACACATATAGTGAATGCTGCCAGTGGCCCTCCCCATGTCAACACCGGGCCTCGTTTCTACAGAGATATGGCCATAGATTATTATGGGGTGGAAGCTGACGATTCCTCAGAGTTCCTCATAAGCCTGCACTTCTACCCGACCGCAAGGTTCATCCGCGCTGCACTGTCGAGGAAAGGCAAGAGCTGCTGCAAACACACGTGCCATGAGCGTTTTGTTTTAACGGGTGTTCTTTCATTAAAATTACTCTATATCAGTTCCCCAATACCCctttcatacaaacacagacgctGTTACTTTCAGAGTTTTTAGTACTGAGATGACTACATGAcgtaattgtttttttaaattttaggGAAGGTGTTGGTCCACTGTCTAATGGGGGTCAGTCGCTCAGCCACCCTGGTCTTGGCCTTTCTGATGATCTGTGAGGGACTGACGTTAATGGAAGCCGCTCAAACAGTTCGTCAGCACAGGGACATCTGCCCTAACCCTGGCTTCCTGAACCAGCTCAGACACCTCGACATGGGCTTAGCCCGCGAAAGGAGGAGGAAACAAGAGGCTTACAAATTGTAAATGAAAACTGCAACAAC
This sequence is a window from Chanos chanos chromosome 4, fChaCha1.1, whole genome shotgun sequence. Protein-coding genes within it:
- the LOC115810743 gene encoding dual specificity protein phosphatase 13-like — protein: MALQEKSAYETPSVGELQDFLLADRRPTGHINQVWPSVYIGNEVAARDKPMLFHMGITHIVNAASGPPHVNTGPRFYRDMAIDYYGVEADDSSEFLISLHFYPTARFIRAALSRKGKVLVHCLMGVSRSATLVLAFLMICEGLTLMEAAQTVRQHRDICPNPGFLNQLRHLDMGLARERRRKQEAYKL